One Keratinibaculum paraultunense genomic window carries:
- a CDS encoding lysoplasmalogenase family protein — protein MFKFIHKGRVIRVLLLLISILYMWFMYIDIYDIQSCISSDKLKFLSMILIFVISILAKKDVLNHKDLHLLQIGLFITVIADLFLLVLNNHYILGISLFSIVQIIYIIRYKCGDIKFVIRKFVVIFISLLIIYFMVNKLVMKFDFIWVMGVFYAYCLISSVVEAFKVYRYKRYPKPNCYMILIGMILFLLCDINVAIYNIFNEGLLYSISSVSMWLFYLPSQVLLSLSGYDYKFL, from the coding sequence ATGTTTAAATTTATTCATAAAGGAAGGGTTATTAGAGTTCTTTTATTGTTGATTAGTATATTATATATGTGGTTCATGTACATTGATATATATGATATTCAAAGCTGTATATCTTCAGATAAGTTGAAATTTTTATCTATGATTCTCATATTTGTTATATCTATTCTTGCAAAAAAAGATGTATTAAATCATAAAGATCTTCACCTACTTCAAATTGGATTATTTATTACTGTAATTGCAGATTTGTTTCTGTTGGTTTTGAATAACCATTACATATTAGGAATTTCATTGTTTTCCATAGTGCAGATAATATATATAATCAGATATAAATGTGGGGATATTAAGTTTGTTATTAGAAAATTTGTAGTGATATTTATTAGCTTGCTTATCATATATTTTATGGTAAACAAACTAGTGATGAAGTTTGATTTTATATGGGTAATGGGAGTTTTTTATGCTTATTGTTTAATAAGTAGTGTAGTTGAGGCATTTAAGGTATATAGATATAAAAGATATCCTAAGCCTAATTGTTATATGATACTTATAGGCATGATATTGTTTTTATTGTGTGATATAAATGTTGCAATATATAATATTTTTAATGAAGGTTTATTATATAGTATTTCTTCAGTATCTATGTGGCTATTTTATTTGCCTTCTCAAGTGTTATTATCTTTAAGTGGATATGATTATAAGTTTTTATGA